In Spirobacillus cienkowskii, a genomic segment contains:
- a CDS encoding TIGR00645 family protein gives MTTSKKISAKLKLENGIEYVVFASRWLQAPLYIGLIAVQIIYSYKFIIELIHIVQLANTSTELQLLLGILSLVDFTMVANLLAMVIIGGYATFVSKLNLDNHDDKPDWLEHIDPGTIKVKLASSLIGISSIHLLRTFIDIAESDIEKIKWQIIIHITFIASTVFLALSEYIMSKKYVQKGH, from the coding sequence ATGACCACCTCAAAAAAAATCAGTGCAAAACTAAAGCTAGAAAATGGTATTGAATATGTTGTTTTTGCCAGCAGATGGCTACAAGCTCCATTATATATAGGTTTAATTGCAGTACAAATTATCTATTCATATAAATTTATTATTGAACTTATTCATATTGTGCAACTTGCAAATACCAGCACAGAACTGCAGTTACTCTTAGGAATCTTATCTCTTGTCGATTTTACAATGGTTGCTAATCTTTTAGCGATGGTGATAATCGGAGGATATGCAACTTTTGTAAGCAAACTCAATTTAGACAATCATGATGACAAACCAGATTGGCTTGAGCATATTGATCCAGGTACAATTAAAGTGAAACTTGCAAGTTCATTAATTGGGATTTCTAGTATTCATTTGTTACGTACTTTTATTGACATTGCGGAATCAGACATAGAAAAAATAAAATGGCAGATAATTATTCATATTACTTTTATTGCTTCTACTGTTTTTTTAGCACTAAGCGAATATATCATGTCAAAAAAATATGTGCAAAAAGGACATTAA